A region of the Dreissena polymorpha isolate Duluth1 chromosome 6, UMN_Dpol_1.0, whole genome shotgun sequence genome:
ACATAATTAGGACGAACACAGAGTACACAACTGCCTGAATAAAATGTCCGTTCGCGGCAATATATGTGTTGGACGCAAACATTATAATGCGGGTAAACATAGACATTCACCGAAATAATGTTTCTAGTGCAATATTTTAGTACTCAAAACGTTGATCAATTTTTCCAAACGGCGCAGCCTATAGTTTTCCTATATGAAGAAATGTATGTTATGGTTATCTTTAAATTTACCCTGATTCATCCTGGTACGGTTGTCATAAATAACCGTTAAACGGCGTTTGTTTATCTTTCTCAAACAAACAACAGAACAATCAGTTTAGGTCATGCAAAGCAAACGACAAAATATTTACACGTGATAATAACATTGATTCAGCATTTGATTAGGAACCATCATCACACATAATTACAAAATGATTGGCAATATATGTCTTATCAAGTATTTAGGCGTTACCACAAATGACAAACAATTATGTATGGTTTTAATCTAGTATTTCTGTATGTGTTTTCGTTGTAGTTAACTTTAAGCGTTTGAAATTACTTGGAAGCAATCTGAAATTTTGTTTACATGTTGTATTGAACAACTTATTTTTACGTCACATTTTGCATTTAATGCGAACGTATTTCTTGAAGTAGATGCATTATCAAAAGGTGAACCATTTAAAATGTGTGTACTGATTTATGTCATTTAAACCGAACTTACATCTTGGTCTCATGAAAATCAGTCATTGATTATGATTATTttgtacataataataatattctttTCTCAACTTCCAAAATGTGCAAACATCAAGGTATTCAAATGTTGTGTTTTACTCATTTACTCGTCACTGTATTATTCTGTGACCACTGGTATTGATTAACGATGATCATATATAGACGACCGGATCCAGGATTCGACCGCTGGAGTGGCCGAGTGGTTTTAATGGAGGGCAATCCGAGTGTTAAAATGATGATCCTCCTTTAAAAACCGGATCACGtctacaatatttatttaattgttgttcGCGAATTCGAATTGGCACATCATGATTTTATGTATAATAACGACAACAATACAGACACGGATGCAAAAAAGGTCaataaaatcatgttgtttttctCATTAATTTGCCTGATGTCCATTTATGAGAATGATTAAAGCAAACAAAAGCAACAGTAGCCTATGTTTAcagtaaataacattaaatattcaTTAAACAACAATCTATATTCTAACATTCTATTTAATCTAAGGAGCAAGATACTAAGAGGCTGTCTGTCTTCGATTTTGCGGAAAGTAAATAATCTGCCTGGATATCATAAATTAAAGGTTGAATTTGCTTCCCGATACCCGAAGTATGCCGTCAAAACCTGACATGAAAATACAATAACGCATTAAACAGCTCATTGTTCCTTCCTTAAGCAGTCATCCTTTGGCAGACGCACTTAAATGTTTTACATCGGTTGTAATTCAAATAGTGTAAACGTTCATGATATATATTTGTCATAGTGGTTAAGTGATCACTCTTATGTTAAAaggattatttttaaattgctattgttaataaaatattacatgcGTGCTAAAACCATCATACAGCAACGTTCTCACTTCAAATGTCCGCAGTAAATTTGTGTATATGCACACTGTTCTCCAAAccttaaaacattaacaaaatgtcccctaaaactgaaaacaaaagtaaGTTTAGAAGTGTCCTGACCACAGCCAGAAACTTGACAAACAGTAATCTCTCACGAATACACATTGGTAAATGTTTGTTGTTGTGACCCATGTATTTCAAACTTGAAGATATTCTAGATTGTATTTCTTTTATTGGATCTTACCTTAGTAATTTGCAATTTTACTTCTTGTGTTTGCATCTAACCCTAAAGTTATTGATTGTTATTTACTACAACAAGTATTCTCTTTCATAACCGTTGAATCCTTAAATGTGTGTTGTTGAATTCGGAGGATGACTGATCAAGTGAGAGTTTCATCGCActataaactgttttaacaccCTATACCCCATTCGTTGACTCATAGTTTTGCTCATGTTTTTTCATTGTTATGTTACGTTTTTGTTTTGTCCCGTTCAACTTTGAAAATAGTCCACGCAAGCTACTGATTTTTCTTCAACCTAGCGTTTTGTTTCCTTGCTGTGTTTGTTTTGATGTGTTTTGCTTTCATTGATATCACCACATCTTAGTTTGAAGTCAACCAACATCGTAAAACATCGATAAATCGTGTGTTAAATTTATGAAACTGTCAAGATAAGGGTCATATCCATGCATAGCGTATTTATAAGCTTGGTTTTTATCACTCGGGGAGTTTTTAATAATTTCTATATTCTATTTAACCTTATTGTTGTTTGGATTATTCGTAAAATTGtgcaatatatattcatatatattcgtaaaaatatattaataattagaTATTTAACCTTACAAGAAGTCATGCTGCAGACACTAATTATCTTAGGAGGATTTATTTGTTCATCAGTCAACTCACAAGGTAAAATTATTGTTTGaagaaatattttgtgtttttctaATAGTATGCCAAACACTTGCAATCCTGCATAACACTTGCAATTCTATGCCAGCATTGCATGTTACTGTGTCTGGTTAATGGACATAAATATGTCAAGTATTAATAATGTCTACCTCGTAATATGTTAGTTAACATGTATGAAGCATAATCAATTATACCAACTGACCTGTTGACTAAATAGGCTTTTACGTTCATATGAGTTTAGGTTTCAATAAACATGCAACGCCCGCCAATTACTTGTAATTGTATGCCTGGTTTTAATGCTTGTTTTAGATTTACTGGAAATTATCCTTGATATTTAAAgagatttttttatattgcaaCCGATTACAAAGTTAACACAATATTTCTGAAATAACATGTCGAGGTATTTTGAATGTTCAAAGAGTAAAGCACAACCAGAACAACATTCATTCCAATTGAAGttataacaaacaaacattcaATTCTTAAAATTGTTTGgcaaaaaatgtatatgttttagaTGCTTATCtgtttgaaatatatcaattacataattttacattttcagttgaaaataaatatgaaaaaataacgAAATACGTCTTTTTTAAAGAAGGAATGTTTTGAAGTTATAAAATGTTTAGTTTACAACACGCCAGCATTGTTCGGATTTACTGACCATTTCAGGTCTACCTATTGACTTTATAAGGGAAAGAGCCGACAACTCTACATACATAGTTAATGACATTATCGCTGACAAAACTAGTAGCGAGAGACTGCAGATTGTCTGCCGAATTAGTTCCATTTCAAATCTTGTAACTTTTCAAACCATAAATCTTAGTAAAATAACAAGCAATCACCGTGAACAAATGTTGGCTACAATGCAGGATCTTTTGTCTGGAAAACCCGGATATCAAACCCCTTACCTTTATCCTGGAAGTGGCATCACTGGAATTCAAGCTGTTGGGAGTTACAATAGGACAAATCCAACCATTGGAATATCAATACCAGTTTCAAGTCTGAGCTGTGACATTATGATATATCGATGTCAATTGTCGTACGAGTACGATAATTGGCCAACTGATCCCATTGTTGAAACGCAAGCAAATGGTTCACGAAATCTCAAAGTTTCAGGTATATATCTGTATTATGTGTTTTCAAAATGTTGTCAGAGTTTACATGTTTAAATTACTATAGAATATGCTACTACTCGAGTATATCTCTATTCGATTTCATATGCTccaataatataaaatagatcAACTATATTGAAGTATTTTATGTTAGGCAAAGATATATCCACATTTTTGCATTAATGTGCTGCATGTTGATCCGTTAATTCATATTCATAAATTTCAGATACATCAGCTGGGAGGCTGCCGAAACATATTGATTCtggtaaaaataatattgtttaaaacgtTAAGTGATTGCTACCTGAATGAAAAGTTTCTTATATACTTTTATTATACATCTGGTAATATAAAGACTGAGTTAGTAAGTTATTCGATTCGCTTTATACACAATGGGACACAAttgatatacacaatttattttagtACCAAACAAACGCATACTACATGGTGAAAGCATTTATCTATTATAATATGAAGCAGTTTGCGTTCTGTTGAACTAAATAACACTTGAGATTAAACACTTGTAATAGAAATTATACATTTAGATAATATGTCCAACTACATTTTGATGTATGGCATTAAGTAGGATTTTTTAACAAATGAGTCATTTAGTATTGGTTTTCAGGAAAATTGGTTGCACTTATAATTGGAGTTTTCGGATTCATAGTTCTCGCAGCGGCTTTTGTGACTGTGTTAATACGAAGGTGTTGGCTAAATCATCAAAGTCCTGAACATCTGCTCGGTAACATATTTTTGTCAGCCGAAAGGTTTTCATCTTTTTCGTTTTTCGATTTTTTTATTAGGGACACTTAATTTATGTTGTGAATTTCCATAAGTTTATGCCGTTTATATGTGTGTAATAATACTTTATGTCATATTTAATACAGTGCTTCTGCTTCTGTTACAGGAAACAACTATACGTGAGTTGATTGGTGCCGTATAAACGTACTGTAACttatataatattgtaataaattaataaagaaatgcATTTTCAAATTACACAAATTGTCTATCGACGAATATACGTTTTTATGCTCAAATTAGAGACTCCGATTCAACTTAGTTGttattcaaatgttaatataCTATGTTTGCAACATAAAACACGTTGAATAACATATATTGTTATCTCCAATACCCATTAGATATGACTTGGCTGAATCACTTCTTTCATTTGGTCTACGAGGATCAAACATGAGGTCTTACTCAGGTAAGTAGGGGTTTTTAGTTCCCAATTCCTTCATGCTTGGTGTGTTCGTTACTTTTTTGAATATTGTAAATGTAATAGGGTTATGTATAAGTataacttatactgccttgctgtATGAGCTAGCTCTTTTAGCGATGGTGAAGAGCGTCTGGGTTCAATCCCAGTTGTGTCGGGAATTTTTCTAGCTGAGTTACATAAAAGAGATTgtaaaattacttaaatgtgcATAGTTGATGATTgttcaaagaattattttatgttatgtagTATTGCATAACAGTTTCATGAAGGTTACACATACGGTAAAATAGCGCAATTACTTTTACCTATcgtattaaaaattaaaaatctgTTGTGTCTCTTCCGTATTTGCGTTAAGGTTAAAGCCatgatttcacaaaatatttgttattcatgatctttttttaattatgacaaataaaattcaaacatcA
Encoded here:
- the LOC127833287 gene encoding uncharacterized protein LOC127833287; this encodes MLQTLIILGGFICSSVNSQGLPIDFIRERADNSTYIVNDIIADKTSSERLQIVCRISSISNLVTFQTINLSKITSNHREQMLATMQDLLSGKPGYQTPYLYPGSGITGIQAVGSYNRTNPTIGISIPVSSLSCDIMIYRCQLSYEYDNWPTDPIVETQANGSRNLKVSDTSAGRLPKHIDSGKLVALIIGVFGFIVLAAAFVTVLIRRCWLNHQSPEHLLGNNYTYDLAESLLSFGLRGSNMRSYSAVRPTPMVPFGPPTSRDVQGHNRR